The Centropristis striata isolate RG_2023a ecotype Rhode Island chromosome 1, C.striata_1.0, whole genome shotgun sequence nucleotide sequence TTAAAACACTTTTGATGATTGGAGGTGAAAGTTCAGCTAAACAGTGCTAATTTAGTCAATAACAACAATCAGGAAAAATATCTTTAAGACCCAAACAAAACTCatgttaaattaaaagtaaCCTAGATCAATCAGaatgaacagacaaacaaacaaacaaacaatctctATCATCAAATAATGTTAGCTTTGTATCATTTCCTGACATCTTCTGTCCACTCTCTTGGATTCTCTCGAATTTATAAAGCCCTTCTGTGGCTATCAGTGCTATCATctaaaagtgtcaaaagtaacaGTGATTAAAATGAGTCAACCTCAAGATATATTTATTACAGAGAATATGTGTTAAATTGTATGTTTgtagaaaagaaaatcaaaaacaCTAGGTTACAGgagaatttaattaaaagtgGTAACTAAATAATGCACTTTCCCACTGATAATCATCAGTGAGGGAGTTTACAGTCACACACAGCCTATATCAAGAAaactcaagaaaaaaatatgggaACTATACATTTAAGTGTTTAAATTCCAAacaaagaatgaataaaaaacagagaGTCAAAAACACTGCTTCATTCCCTCTCATTTACAAACAACTTTGACAAattcatttgaaacattttgcatgttaaaaaaaacaaaaacacaagagaaagtaaaaaaataaaagacatgaaacaacaacaaaaatgaagcAATCTCAGGCTATTACCAACACATTAACTTAATTATCCTTCAACAAAAAACTGAATAGAAAGCTTTCCAATCGTTGTGGGGTTTTTGGTGtcaattaaaatatactttccaTTTATATCTTATCCCACAGTCATCACAACCAattggtttctctcctgtgtgaactaTCATGTGTGACTTCAAACGTTTCTGCCTTGTAAATCTTTTCCCTCAATCATCACAACACTCCCCttagtgtatttgcatgtgtatgTTCAAAGTTTGCTGTCGtgtaaatcttttcccacaatAATTGCAACCAAATGGTTTCTGTCCTGTGTGAACTACCACGTGTCTCTTTAGATATTCCTGCCTtgtaaatcttttcccacagtcatcacaaccaaatggtttctctcctgtgtgaactaTCATGTGTCTCTTCAGTTGATGCTGCTCAATAAATCTTCTCCCACATTCATCACAATcaaatggtttctctcctgtgtgaactctCATGTGTCTCTTTAGTTCTTGCTGCCATttaaatcttttcccacaatTGTCACAGCCAAATGGTTTATCTCCTGTGTGAAgtctcatgtgtctcttcagTTCATGCTGCCGtgtaaatcttttcccacaatcATCACAGCCAAATGGTTTCTGTCCTGTGTGAACCATCATGTGTAACTTCAGTTCTTGCTGCCGtgtaaatcttttcccacaatcATCACAGCCAAAtcgtttctctcctgtgtgagcCTTCATGTGTGTcttcagatttttcttctgtttaaatCTTGTCCCACATTCATCACAACTGAATGGTTTCTCTCCGGTGTGGATTATggtctgtgtgtctgctgtgtgctgtactctcaaacattttttactgtcGGACAGTCCTTGACTACACTTAGAGAATCTTGTGGACTTTTTCACAGTGTTAGGTCTCACATCATTTACAGGAGCTTCTCCATATTTCAGAGCATTCACAGCTGACTCAGGTGAACTGGTCTCCATCCAATCACCATCACTGTCTTCAGTTTCAGATTCAGAATCTGACAAAGGGTCTTCGTAATGGATTTCAGTCTCAGAAGAGTCGGAAGTCTTTTCATCATCAGTGTTTGGTTGTGAATGACTGTCTGACTCTCTCTTCCTGGCTGGTTCTGATCCTCTACAGTCCTCTCCACCAGTTTCTGTCTTTATCTGCACAGCTGAGCTGCTGGCTGGACACTCTGCCTCTCTGTTGTCCTCCGTTTGGCTGTGATGAAGCAGTGAAGACCCACAtttctcttcttcatcttcacaCTTCACAGGAACCGCAGTGAATGGAAACTTGGTGATATCGGCCTCCTCCAGAGCATGATGCTGCTCTCCCTCTGGACTATCCCAGAGTTCTTCCTGTTCCCCTTTTATCTGGAGGAGCTTTGGGTCCTCCTGGTCCCGGCTGGGGGTACAGTTAGGGAGGACATCTTTAACCAACAGCTGCTGGACATCTGCAGAGAGAACATTGTGGACAACTGTAACTTCACACTTCT carries:
- the LOC131974344 gene encoding gastrula zinc finger protein XlCGF57.1-like; protein product: MKAEQEEELSRFKENERRLKLLYAAFNPEVRLNRLDVQQLLVKDVLPNCTPSRDQEDPKLLQIKGEQEELWDSPEGEQHHALEEADITKFPFTAVPVKCEDEEEKCGSSLLHHSQTEDNREAECPASSSAVQIKTETGGEDCRGSEPARKRESDSHSQPNTDDEKTSDSSETEIHYEDPLSDSESETEDSDGDWMETSSPESAVNALKYGEAPVNDVRPNTVKKSTRFSKCSQGLSDSKKCLRVQHTADTQTIIHTGEKPFSCDECGTRFKQKKNLKTHMKAHTGEKRFGCDDCGKRFTRQQELKLHMMVHTGQKPFGCDDCGKRFTRQHELKRHMRLHTGDKPFGCDNCGKRFKWQQELKRHMRVHTGEKPFDCDECGRRFIEQHQLKRHMIVHTGEKPFGCDDCGKRFTRQEYLKRHVVVHTGQKPFGCNYCGKRFTRQQTLNIHMQIH